In Gouania willdenowi chromosome 17, fGouWil2.1, whole genome shotgun sequence, one DNA window encodes the following:
- the cactin gene encoding splicing factor Cactin, translating to MSSNTRRRSRSGSKNRSKDRNDRSRKNRSSSPEARRGRGRKSVSRESSGSVSRSKAQRGGRSGSSGSEGDRGREAGRPRARSSSSDSGDGDDDRRRRRSKKTSPERRRGASHSSSDSGEGSIDRDQRRRAEKSPLRERHGREQWRSNDRHQDRRRDVNRDQWRRNDEPGRRERSRERRRQRLSSESSDSSEPDRKVKEKEEKKKKKEMLKALETPEEKRSRRLAKKEAKEKKRREKMGWSEEYMGYTNADNPFGDNNLLGIFKWQKALDKKGIGHLGEKDLKERNKCIQEENRRELQKVKQLRLEREREKVMRETELEMLQREKEAEHFKTWAEQEDNFHLQQAKLRSKIRIRDGRAKPIDLLAKYISAEDDDLAVEMHEPYTFLNGLTVTDMDDLLEDIKVYMELEQGKNVDFWRDMTTITEDEIGKLRKLEASGKGPGDRREGINTAVSTDVQGVFKGKTYSQLQALHRNIETKIQAGGSNLDIGYWESLMQQGRVYMARARLRERHQDVLRQKLFKLKQEQGVESEPLFPIVKEEPRDEQTDPEDQAGPSSTTQRGNEETTGGDGTEDKPTTSTEGGGEKDEVVEAVLTEEDLIQQSQAEYNSGRYSPALLTSSELPLDTHTISPEEDAHTLQLARRQLQVTGDATESAEDAFVRRAREGMDKDEAQFSVEIPVTGKMYMWADKYRPRKPRFFNRVHTGFEWNKYNQTHYDFDNPPPKIVQGYKFNIFYPDLINKRSTPQYFLEASSDNKDFGVLRFHAGPPYEDIAFKIVNREWEYSHRHGFRCQFANGIFQLWFHFKRYRYRR from the exons ATGAGTTCCAATACTCGACGTCGGTCCCGTTCTGGGTCCAAGAACCGGAGTAAAGACCGCAATGACCGGTCAAGGAAGAACCGGTCCAGCTCCCCAGAGGCGAGGAGAGGCCGGGGGAGGAAGTCGGTGAGCAGGGAGTCCAGCGGCTCAGTCTCCCGGAGCAAAGCTCAGCGCGGCGGCCGTTCAGGCTCCAGCGGGTCGGAGGGCGACCGGGGGAGAGAGGCCGGGAGACCCAGGGCTCGGTCCTCAAG CTCTGACTCTGGTGATGGAGATGATgataggaggaggaggaggagtaaaAAAACTTCTCCAGAAAGACGAAGAGGAGCGTCTCATTCCAGCTCCGACTCTGGCGAGGGAAGCATCGATAGAgaccagagaagaagagctgagAAGAGTCCGTTGAGAGAGAGACACGGCAGGGAGCAATGGAGGAGCAACGACAGACACCAGGACAGGAGGAGGGACGTGAACCGAGACCAGTGGAGGAGGAACGACGAGCCGGGACGGAGAGAGAGAAGCAGAGAGAGGAGGCGGCAACGTCTCAGCTCAGAGTCCTCAGACAGCTCAGAGCCTGATCGCAAAGTCaaagagaaggaggagaagaagaagaagaaggagatgCTGAAAGCCCTGGAGACCCCCGAGGAGAAGAGATCCAGAAGATTAGCAAAGAAAGAAGCGAAGGAGAAGAAACGGAGGGAGAAGATGGGCTGGAGCGAGGAGTACATGGGCTACACCAACGCTGACAATCCCTTTGGAGACAACAACCTGCTGGGGATCTTCAAATGGCAGAAG GCATTGGACAAAAAAGGTATCGGCCATCTTGGTGAGAAGGACCTTAAAgagagaaataaatgtattcaggagGAAAACCGCAGAGAGCTGCAGAAG GTGAAACAGCTTCGTCTGGAGCGCGAGCGTGAGAAGGTGATGAGGGAGACGGAGCTGGAAATGctgcagagagaaaaagagGCGGAGCATTTTAAGACGTGGGCGGAGCAGGAGGACAACTTCCACCTTCAGCAGGCCAAACTGAG GTCCAAGATCAGGATCCGTGACGGCCGAGCTAAACCCATCGACCTGCTGGCTAAGTACATCAGTGCAGAGGATGACGACCTCGCTGTGGAGATGCACGAGCCGTACACGTTTCTGAACGGGCTGACGGTCACTGACATGGACGACCTGCTGGAGGACATCAAG GTGTACATGGAGCTGGAGCAGGGGAAGAACGTCGACTTCTGGAGAGACATGACCACCATCACTGAGGATGAGATCGGAAAACTCAGGAAACTGGAGGCTTCTGGGAAAGGACCAG GCGATCGACGTGAGGGCATCAACACGGCGGTGAGCACCGACGTTCAGGGTGTGTTTAAAGGGAAGACGTACAGCCAACTACAGGCTCTGCACCGTAACATAGAGACCAAGATCCAGGCTGGAGGCTCCAATCTGGACATCGGTTACTGGGAAAGTTTGATGCAACAAGGCAGAGTCTACATGGCCAGAGCCAG GCTGAGGGAGCGACATCAGGACGTTCTGAGGCAGAAACTGTTCAAGCTGAAGCAGGAGCAGGGAGTGGAGAGTGAACCACTGTTCCCCATCGTCAAGGAGGAGCCCAGAGACGAGCAGACAGA TCCTGAAGATCAAGCCGGCCCGTCTTCAACAACACAAAGAGGAAACGAGGAAACCACAGGGGGGGACGGGACGGAGGACAAACCAACCACGTCCACAGAGGGCGGAGGAGAGAAGGACGAGGTGGTGGAGGCGGTGCTGACGGAGGAGGATCTGATCCAGCAGAGCCAGGCCGAGTACAACTCTGGCCGCTACAGCCCCGCCCTGCTCACCAGTTCAGAGCTGCCCCTCGACACGCACACGATAAGCCCAGAAGAAGACGCACACACGCTGCAGTTAGCACGACGACAGCTGCAAGTGACAG gcgACGCCACCGAAAGCGCAGAGGATGCGTTCGTACGCCGGGCCAGAGAAGGAATGGATAAAGATGAGGCCCAGTTCAGCGTGGAGATCCCCGTCACGGGCAAAATGTACATGTGGGCCGACAAGTACCGGCCGAGGAAGCCGCGCTTCTTCAACCGCGTGCACACGGGCTTTGAGTGGAACAAGTACAACCAGACACATTACGACTTCGATAACCCGCCCCCCAAGATCGTCCAGGGTTACAAGTTCAACATCTTCTACCCGGACCTTATCAATAAGCGTTCCACGCCGCAGTACTTCCTCGAGGCCAGTTCCGACAACAAGGACTTTGGGGTTTTGAGGTTTCACGCGGGGCCACCGTACGAAGACATCGCCTTTAAGATCGTGAACAGGGAGTGGGAGTATTCGCACCGGCACGGGTTCCGCTGCCAGTTCGCCAACGGGATCTTCCAGTTGTGGTTCCACTTTAAGAGATATCGCTACAGGAGATGA
- the LOC114478847 gene encoding ubiquitin-conjugating enzyme E2 R1-like isoform X1 — translation MSFFESGLKRTQNVNIGSSLIGLVRLTLAKQLSVRFTAYTRHSFFQVPEAVKWVFFYLFVKTPRTNMAHHDPSRVASSQKALMLEMKNLQEEPVEGFKITLADEADLYNWEVAIFGPPNTHYEGGYFKARMKFPMDYPYSPPTFRFLTKMWHPNIYENGNVCISILHPPVDDPQSGELPSERWNPTQNVRTILLSVISLLNEPNTSSPANVDASVMYRKWRDSKGKDREYAEIIRKQVVATKAEADRDGVKVPTTLAEYCVRTRIPAPDEGSDIFYDYYDDDDDVDDDNSECCYDEDDEDDSGNEES, via the exons ATGTCATTTTTCGAATCCGGACTAAAAAGAACTCAAAACGTAAACATTGGAAGTTCTTTGATCGGGTTAGTTCGCCTCACGCTAGCCAAACAGCTATCGGTGAGATTTACGGCTTACACTCGTCACTCGTTCTTCCAG GTTCCTGAAGCGGTGAAGTGGGTCTTCttctatttatttgtaaagACACCCCGGACTAACATGGCGCACCACGACCCTTCTCGCGTCGCCAGTTCACAGAAAGCCCTAATGTTGGAGATGAAGAACCTCCAAGAGGAACCCGTCGAGGGCTTTAAAATTACACTGGCGGACGAGGCTGATCTGTACAACTGGGAAGTGGCGATCTTTGGGCCCCCAAACACTCACTATGAGGGGGGGTATTTCAAG GCTCGGATGAAGTTTCCCATGGACTACCCGTATTCCCCTCCTACGTTCCGGTTCCTCACCAAGATGTGGCATCCTAACATTTACGAG AATGGAAACGTGTGCATTTCTATACTGCATCCCCCAGTGGACGACCCACAGAGTGGAGAGCTGCCCTCGGAGAGATGGAATCCCACCCAGAATGTGAG gaCTATTTTGCTGAGCGTCATTTCCCTGCTGAACGAACCCAACACCTCCTCTCCTGCTAACGTGGACGCCTCCGTCATGTACCGCAAATGGAGGGACAGCAAAGGCAAGGACCGGGAATACGCCGAGATAATCAG gaaacaagtggtgGCCACTAAGGCAGAAGCGGACCGCGACGGCGTCAAAGTCCCCACCACGTTGGCCGAGTACTGCGTGCGCACACGTATCCCAGCCCCGGACGAAGGCTCCGACATTTTCTATGACTATTACGACGACGACGATGACGTGGACGACGACAACAGCGAATGCTGCTACGACGAGGACGACGAGGACGACTCGGGCAACGAGGAGTCGTGA
- the LOC114478847 gene encoding ubiquitin-conjugating enzyme E2 R1-like isoform X2, with amino-acid sequence MSFFESGLKRTQNVNIGSSLIGLVRLTLAKQLSVPEAVKWVFFYLFVKTPRTNMAHHDPSRVASSQKALMLEMKNLQEEPVEGFKITLADEADLYNWEVAIFGPPNTHYEGGYFKARMKFPMDYPYSPPTFRFLTKMWHPNIYENGNVCISILHPPVDDPQSGELPSERWNPTQNVRTILLSVISLLNEPNTSSPANVDASVMYRKWRDSKGKDREYAEIIRKQVVATKAEADRDGVKVPTTLAEYCVRTRIPAPDEGSDIFYDYYDDDDDVDDDNSECCYDEDDEDDSGNEES; translated from the exons ATGTCATTTTTCGAATCCGGACTAAAAAGAACTCAAAACGTAAACATTGGAAGTTCTTTGATCGGGTTAGTTCGCCTCACGCTAGCCAAACAGCTATCG GTTCCTGAAGCGGTGAAGTGGGTCTTCttctatttatttgtaaagACACCCCGGACTAACATGGCGCACCACGACCCTTCTCGCGTCGCCAGTTCACAGAAAGCCCTAATGTTGGAGATGAAGAACCTCCAAGAGGAACCCGTCGAGGGCTTTAAAATTACACTGGCGGACGAGGCTGATCTGTACAACTGGGAAGTGGCGATCTTTGGGCCCCCAAACACTCACTATGAGGGGGGGTATTTCAAG GCTCGGATGAAGTTTCCCATGGACTACCCGTATTCCCCTCCTACGTTCCGGTTCCTCACCAAGATGTGGCATCCTAACATTTACGAG AATGGAAACGTGTGCATTTCTATACTGCATCCCCCAGTGGACGACCCACAGAGTGGAGAGCTGCCCTCGGAGAGATGGAATCCCACCCAGAATGTGAG gaCTATTTTGCTGAGCGTCATTTCCCTGCTGAACGAACCCAACACCTCCTCTCCTGCTAACGTGGACGCCTCCGTCATGTACCGCAAATGGAGGGACAGCAAAGGCAAGGACCGGGAATACGCCGAGATAATCAG gaaacaagtggtgGCCACTAAGGCAGAAGCGGACCGCGACGGCGTCAAAGTCCCCACCACGTTGGCCGAGTACTGCGTGCGCACACGTATCCCAGCCCCGGACGAAGGCTCCGACATTTTCTATGACTATTACGACGACGACGATGACGTGGACGACGACAACAGCGAATGCTGCTACGACGAGGACGACGAGGACGACTCGGGCAACGAGGAGTCGTGA